In one window of Henckelia pumila isolate YLH828 chromosome 1, ASM3356847v2, whole genome shotgun sequence DNA:
- the LOC140864486 gene encoding uncharacterized protein, which translates to MGPKTLVGRESPKDAKNWLECMEVCFREFRCTEEQRMETLDYLVEGRARKWWKSTSASFVAARGIDTWAEFCVAFQKLYFPLALRQAKANELVSLRQGTMTIDKYQQKFFELLFYCPEISSSTKIKYNMFLQGLNPEIHDQVAIGEDMTYEGMVSRCHQAEDSLWRNKSFFSSSSPASSLGLKAQSFKKQGVSSSFSGSGSS; encoded by the coding sequence ATGGGTCCAAAAACTTTGGTTGGAAGGGAATCACCGAAGGACGCGAAGAATTGGCTGGAATGCATGGAGGTTTGCTTCCGCGAGTTTCGATGCACAGAGGAGCAAAGGATGGAGACTCTTGACTATCTTGTAGAGGGGCGTGCACGAAAGTGGTGGAAGTCCACATCTGCATCTTTTGTTGCTGCGCGAGGCATCGATACTTGGGCAGAGTTCTgtgtagctttccagaagttgtattttcctctTGCTCtccgtcaggcgaaagccaatGAGTTGGTGAGTTTGCGTCAGGGCACGATGACTATTGACAAATATCAGCAGAAGTTTTTTGAGCTATTATTTTATTGCCCAGAGATTTCTTCCAGTAccaaaataaagtataatatgttccttcagggcctcaATCCGGAGATTCATGATCAAGTGGCGATTGGTGAGGACATGACTTATGAGGGTATGGTGAGTCGATGCCATCAGGCAGAAGACAGCCTTTGGCGTAACAAGTCCTTTTTCTCTTCTTCCAGTCCAGCTAGCTCTTTGGGCCTGAAGGCTCAATCTTTCAAGAAACAGGGTGtgtcttcttctttttctggCTCGGGTTCAAGTTGA